In Molothrus aeneus isolate 106 chromosome 4, BPBGC_Maene_1.0, whole genome shotgun sequence, the following are encoded in one genomic region:
- the LCORL gene encoding ligand-dependent nuclear receptor corepressor-like protein isoform X1 codes for MLTKRCCLQNQRPNTCLPPLSVCIKDFHSLSCQAVAIGCIKTMVNKTCSSPKYCADQLQNYNRHSVKAAACTYSAKDCDLLSSIKNSNRSRSPSPPPLSPVHSKEFELSEGMVMDFPTLDNNKLEISINQPPSLLPAEGSKGEFEYEGKTCKGREIDYSDGALGSADQESNDGCMNSEKGEHSAIFQDLMDRINEKLKSIDTTDLATNLVKLSSSDRAPENDVKLGDFITSLLHNAKASDYSFMELLRQHDKQVENKIIQTRFRKRQETLFATYNSPDSPVIRRQTLQIKRELASLDETLVRKKSISERNAKKSTKKIDKMHPNKRHTFTVIEDETLQHLGSSPCVNCQTKPMCFPVHQTESFNLPLTNFQTSSSFLVLSENSAIAASQAKLPNTQGDCATLKETGPIPLKDESNEILGRTKRNIVPPGWYSVYVTNNIMFRKSSSTKKSLKSLEKMRISKNLHAERCSDINISKIVRDTNLQVVVERLEDTISLSRKTSNSLLDSYKISQKLKDNAYEQVMNPATRRGLPFTLSEMGCTGQTFLPHSHVPSSSKIKAICVASNTQETVIDQEINDSLLKSLTFNSSSSASSNGDLHVTSEAREIPSPLNYSSPIKLMFVSEVNSHEGVKYTLTSAAASSKESTDLCLFQGHTNALLDKQATGDLSHAVCVKGCDCSENDTKERSSCIYAEAATSSCPVGQININDSKKNDEVVEKSSSSSELVFKRKPGRPKKIGPQVVKQVKRPIGRPPKPKVDMSGSTKPRPELSCGGKSIKSDAAAMEEVSSNKNITVTVVFGRSRRTKRHVSEGNLNLISILPTQHIDSNFANDPSKARHNAETGNALTETVKAFQNPSAEKEVSGYDYVRPIKGNLASAHPCSNVIQQIKKPLTTVRKPGRPAKVKISGISVTVSRLSPQERKVSISNGLPPLQQQNVLEKNIPPERKNQLCNNMGQVKNMQKDSREDGSHNVATTVSRKHEIPSRHSARDRKPSLHFLHSLASSSPFTCRSALLHKSYKLHLKKAKERKEKLTQSNQCTESRDTSEQRNPGNAKKDLKDGGFGPISEVSSDPIFSSNPSLRWWPTSTSSDTLLEELNNRFEQMTNTWLRVGGSEFDKCVCEKRDPIERDCSTEMSDPLDSCLVGLETSPIKMLFQKKCNMNELCTWFMQTTETQSLSLVRKANARNPLEVVSTKEIKMETKQSDPSTCPFRKHFKKFALSSPSKPAGKLQMLHNMVRSPVLSMKSNFTLARLKRNEFKKLQHDRWGQTKKLYNQAPGGWKSKRKNLQLFCQSQLFKSTSGETNDETSKLQEKNTVEIQPTQTLVESQNSLLPTENETRDAFVEQMMGSSDFNPHPGLANILKSHSEANGTIHCQQNVRKEQSQDKLFQNTWKAKTFKDCRIFLRKINHIEQHNSFKFNNVIYSPEAVDSKSTQAFMEEKRHPLLRSHSTKQNTLKKQENEMETSEGSNSSKVIEKLDGQFHSRKLSSGVNQDDNPAGSSEGLDRINKRKSPQWETTDTNLRKRHKRQSCSSGQMAPYYPKYQVARYK; via the exons ATGCTGACAAAAAGGTGTTGTTTACAAAAtcaaaggccaaacacttgtttACCACCTCTGTCTGTTTGTATTAAAGATTTCCATTCTTTGTCTTGCCAAGCTGTAGCAATTGGATGTATTAAGACAATGGTGAACAAAACATGTAGTTCTCCTAAGTATTGTGCTGACCAGTTGCAAAATTATAACAGGCATtctgtgaaagcagcagcatgTACATATTCAGCTAAGGACTGTGACCTCTTAAGCAGCATTAAAAATTCAAACAGATCCCGCAGTCCATCGCCACCTCCACTATCGCCTGTACACAGTAAAGAATTTGAATTGTCAGAAGGAATGGTTATGGACTTTCCAACTTTAGACAACAACAAGCTTGAAATATCCATCAACCAGCCTCCATCCCTCTTGCCAGCTGAAGGAAGCAAGGGAGAGTTTGAGTATGAGGGTAAAACATGCAAAGGAAGAGAGATTGATTATTCAGATGGAGCACTGGGATCAGCGGACCAGGAAAGCAATGATGGTTGTATGAACTCTGAGAAAGGTGAACATTCTGCCATTTTTCAAGATTTAATGGACCGCATTAATGAGAAGTTGAAATCAATAGACACTACAGATCTAGCCACAAATCTTGTAAAACTTTCTAGCAGTGACAGGGCACCAGAAAATGATGTCAAATTAGGAGACTTCATAACTTCTCTTTTGCATAATGCTAAGGCAAGTGATTACAGCTTTATGGAATTACTTCGCCAGCATGATAAAcaagtggaaaataaaattattcagacAAGATTTCGCAAGCGTCAGGAAACTTTATTTGCAACGTATAATTCTCCTGACTCACCAGTCATTCGACGACAGACCTTGCAAATCAAGAGGGAGCTTGCAAGCCTTGATGAAACTCTTGTACGAAAAAAGTCAATTTCTGagagaaatgcaaagaaatctacaaaaaaaattgataaaatgCATCCAAATAAAAGACATACTTTTACTGTAATAGAAGATGAGACTTTGCAACATCTTGGAAGCAGTCCATGTGTGAACTGCCAAACCAAACCAATGTGCTTTCCAGTACACCAAACAGAGTCTTTCAATCTACCTCTTACTAAttttcagaccagctccagcTTTTTAGTTCTTTCGGAAAACAGTGCTATTGCAGCCAGCCAGGCAAAACTCCCAAATACACAAGGAGACTGTGCAACCTTGAAAGAGACTGGTCCGATTCCTCTGAAGGATGAGAGTAATGAAATCTTGGGTAGAACTAAACGTAACATTGTGCCTCCTGGGTGGTACTCTGTGTATGTAACAAACAATATCATGTTTAGAAAGTCATCCAGTACAAAAAAGTCATTGAAAAGTctggaaaaaatgagaataagTAAAAATCTTCATGCCGAAAGATGCAGTGACATAAATATAAGCAAAATTGTGAGAGACACAAATCTGCAAGTTGTTGTGGAGCGTTTAGAAGATACAATAAGCTTATCCAGAAAGACTAGCAACTCATTGTTGGATAGTTACAAAATAAGccaaaaattaaaagataatgcTTATGAACAGGTTATGAACCCTGCTACTAGAAGGGGCTTACCTTTCACTCTGAGCGAAATGGGATGCACAGGACAAACCTTCCTTCCACATTCACATGTGCCAAGCAGCAGTAAAATCAAAGCAATTTGTGTTGCATCAAACACACAAGAAACTGTTATAGATCAAGAAATTAATGACAGCCTTTTGAAATCTCTGACCTTTAATTCAAGCAGTTCAGCTTCCAGTAATGGGGACTTGCATGTCACTTCTGAAGCCAGGGAGATCCCATCTCCCTTAAACTACTCTAGTCCTATTAAGCTTATGTTTGTCTCAGAAGTTAACAGTCATGAAGGAGTCAAATACACGTTAACATCTGCAGCTGCGTCTTCTAAGGAAAGCACAGATCTTTGTTTGTTTCAGGGGCACACAAACGCTTTGTTAGATAAACAGGCCACCGGTGACCTTTCTCATGCAGTCTGTGTCAAGGGTTGTGATTGCAGTGAAAATGATACTAAGGAGAGGTCAAGCTGCATTTATGCGGAAGCTGCTACAAGCTCTTGTCCAGTTGGTCAAATCAACATAAATGACTCAAAAAAAAATGATGAAGTTGTGGAGAAATCAAGCAGTAGCAGTGAATtagttttcaaaagaaaacctgGTAGACCAAAGAAAATAGGTCCTCAGGTAGTTAAGCAGGTTAAGAGACCCATTGGACGGCCTCCTAAACCAAAAGTAGACATGAGTGGAAGCACAAAACCTAGACCTGAACTTAGCTGTGGTGGTAAAAGCATCAAGTCTGATGCAGCAGCAATGGAAGAAGTTagcagcaacaaaaatattACTGTGACAGTTGTTTTTGGAAGGTCAAGAAGAACTAAGAGACACGTTTCTGAAGGTAATCTAAATCTTATCAGCATTCTGCCCACACAACATATTGATTCTAATTTTGCCAATGATCCCAGCAAAGCAAGGCACAATGCAGAAACTGGAAATGCTTTGACTGAAACAGTAAAAGCCTTCCAGAATCCTTCTGCTGAAAAGGAGGTCTCTGGTTATGACTATGTCAGGCCTATCAAGGGTAATCTGGCATCAGCACATCCTTGCAGCAATGTTATACAGCAGATTAAGAAACCATTAACCACTGTTCGAAAACCTGGCAGGCCAGCAAAAGTGAAAATTTCCGGCATATCAGTGACTGTCAGCAGACTTTCAcctcaggaaagaaaagtgaGCATCAGCAATGGTTTGCCTCCTTTACAACAGCAGAATGTATTAGAAAAAAACATACCACCGGAGAGAAAAAATCAACTGTGCAATAATATGGGTCAAGTAAAGAACATGCAGAAAGATTCGAGAGAGGATGGGTCACACAATGTTGCTACAACAGTGTCAAGAAAACATGAAATTCCATCGAGACACTCTGCTAGAGACAGAAAACCTTCACTGCATTTTTTGCATTCATTAGCATCTTCTAGTCCATTTACTTGTAGAAGTGCCTTACTACATAAATCTTACAAACTCCATTTGAAAAAAGCTAAAGAGCGAAAGGAAAAACTTACACAATCCAATCAGTGCACAGAATCCAGAGATACCTCAGAACAGAGAAATCCAGGAAATGCTAAAAAGGATCTTAAGGATGGTGGATTCGGGCCCATTAGTGAGGTATCATCAGATCCCATTTTTTCGTCAAATCCTTCTCTCAGGTGGTGGCCTACTTCCACTTCAAGTGACACCTTGTTGGAAGAACTAAACAATAGATTTGAACAGATGACTAATACCTGGTTGAGAGTGGGGGGAAGTGAGTTTGACAAATGTGTATGTGAAAAAAGGGACCCCATTGAACGAGACTGTAGTACCGAAATGTCAGACCCTTTAGACTCCTGCCTTGTAGGACTTGAAACATCACCTATAAAAATGCTGTTCCAGAAAAAGTGTAATATGAATGAACTCTGCACCTGGTTTATGCAAACTACAGAAACACAGTCTCTCTCTCTTGTGAGAAAGGCAAATGCTCGCAATCCCTTAGAGGTAGTTAGTACTAAAGAGATAAAGATGGAAACGAAACAATCTGATCCTAGCACTTGCCCTTTCAGAAAGCACTTTAAAAAGTTTGCACTATCCTCCCCTTCAAAACCAGCAGGGAAATTGCAAATGTTACATAACATGGTGAGGTCTCCAGTCTTAAGCATGAAAAGTAATTTCACTTTAGccagattaaaaagaaatgaatttAAGAAGTTGCAGCATGATAGGTGGGGACAAACAAAAAAGCTCTATAATCAGGCTCCTGGAGGCTGgaaatcaaaaaggaaaaatctgcagTTATTTTGCCAAAGCCAATTGTTTAAGAGTACAAGTGGGGAAACCAATGATGAAACATCCAAGCTGCAGGAGAAAAATACAGTAGAAATCCAGCCCACTCAGACTTTGGTAGAGTCTCAGAATAGCCTCTTGCCAACTGAAAATGAAACCAGAGATGCATTTGTTGAACAGATGATGGGATCGTCTGACTTTAACCCACATCCTGGTTTAGCAAATATACTTAAGTCACATTCAGAGGCAAATGGAACAATTCATTGCCAGCAAAATGTTAGAAAAGAACAAAGCCAAGATAAACTGTTTCAAAATACTTGGAAAGCCAAAACCTTTAAAGACTGTAGGATATTTCTGAGAAAGATCAACCATATTGAGCAGCACAATTCATTTAAGTTCAATAATGTCATTTATTCTCCTGAAGCTGTCGACAGTaaaagcactcaggcctttatggaagaaaaaagacatcCTCTTTTAAGGTCCCATTCTACTAAACAAAATACattaaagaaacaagaaaatgaaatggaaacatCTGAAGGATCTAATTCTTCTAAAGTGATTGAAAAGCTGGATGGCCAgtttcacagcagaaaattaagTAGTGGTGTAAACCAGGACGATAATCCTGCTGGTAGTTCTGAAGGTCTTGATagaataaacaaaagaaaaagtccACAATGGGAGACCACTGATACAAATTTAAGAAAAAGGCATAAGAGACAATCATGCAGTAGTGGACAAATGGCACCTTATTACCCAAAGTACCAAGTAG CACGCTACAAGTGA